The following proteins are co-located in the Dehalococcoides mccartyi 195 genome:
- a CDS encoding SHOCT domain-containing protein — MMFDWSSAGWGWMFFGGIFMLIFWCAIIGLIIWGIVQLVRKGQPSSSATKTHYMETLKERYAKGEISKEEFDQMKKDLLS, encoded by the coding sequence ATGATGTTTGACTGGTCAAGTGCCGGCTGGGGCTGGATGTTTTTCGGCGGTATTTTCATGCTGATTTTCTGGTGCGCCATTATCGGCCTAATTATCTGGGGTATTGTTCAGCTTGTCCGGAAAGGGCAGCCCTCATCTTCAGCCACTAAAACCCATTACATGGAAACTTTGAAAGAACGCTACGCCAAAGGTGAAATAAGTAAAGAAGAGTTTGACCAAATGAAGAAAGACCTTTTGTCATAA
- a CDS encoding heavy metal translocating P-type ATPase, producing the protein MPEKNLPDTLPKIIMGISGMSCTRCAASIEARLSKTDGITDPKLNFASAKLIFSYDPAVISLADIKSIISGLGYGVISRKSIFPIKGLHCASCVARAEKALKNTNGVLSASVNLANQTANVEYLDFISYRELSQAIKNTGYELLSEETPQNELNSSENAETRKLQQELTVALVLGISLMIIGFLPAFGGKEFIMFLLATPVQFWAGLRFYRGAFAALKNRTSDMNTLIALGTSAAYLYSLTALVFPSIFDSPLLEKHLYFDTSAMIIALILTGRFLEARAKGRTSDAIRRLVGLQPSTASIIRDGKEILVGISEVVAGDKIVIRPGERLPVDGLILEGYSSLDESMVTGESIPAEKKAGDYVIGGTFNQTGAFTYEAQKVGADTALARIIRLVEEAQGSKAPIQRLADKIASVFVPAVISIAILTFVFWLVFGPEPSFTYAALNMIAVLVIACPCALGLATPTALIVGMGKGAENGILIRSAVALEKMHKLDTIVLDKTGTLTRGKPVLSNLVSHTMDKDSFLTLVASAEQFSEHPLAKAVVKEAARKKLKITSSSEFSALPGAGLKATVSGKQILIGNANLMQSNRISLAEYQSEADKLWEAGENLIFVAADGKLEGMVAVRDILKRESQAVVAELKANKLRTIMLTGDNQRAAKRIADELGLDQYISEVKPEDKSRLVQELQDQGHFVAMVGDGINDAPALAKADVGIAIGTGTDIAMETGDITLISGDLFGLTKAIVLSKATFNTIRQNLFWAFFYNIILIPVAAGVLYLFLSHSGVPQSLHFFLGEYGFLNPILAALAMAVSSLTVVSNSLRLRRVKLNTYLKQ; encoded by the coding sequence ATGCCTGAAAAGAACCTGCCGGATACTTTGCCAAAGATAATCATGGGTATAAGCGGTATGTCATGTACCAGATGCGCCGCCAGTATAGAAGCGCGTTTGTCAAAAACAGACGGGATAACAGACCCCAAACTGAATTTTGCCTCCGCCAAACTTATATTCAGCTATGACCCGGCCGTTATCAGCCTGGCAGATATTAAATCTATTATTTCGGGCTTGGGTTACGGCGTTATCAGCCGCAAATCCATTTTCCCCATAAAGGGCCTCCACTGTGCTTCCTGCGTAGCCAGAGCCGAAAAAGCCCTGAAGAACACAAACGGGGTTCTCAGTGCCAGTGTAAACCTGGCTAATCAGACTGCCAATGTGGAGTATCTGGATTTTATTTCCTACCGTGAACTCAGCCAAGCCATAAAAAACACCGGCTACGAACTGCTGTCGGAAGAAACACCCCAAAACGAGCTTAACAGCTCGGAAAATGCCGAAACCCGCAAACTGCAACAGGAACTTACAGTTGCTCTGGTGCTGGGAATAAGCCTTATGATTATAGGATTCCTGCCAGCCTTTGGCGGCAAGGAATTTATTATGTTCTTGCTGGCTACGCCCGTGCAGTTCTGGGCTGGGCTGCGTTTTTACCGCGGGGCATTTGCCGCCCTGAAAAACCGCACCTCGGACATGAATACTCTTATCGCCCTGGGTACTTCTGCAGCTTACCTGTACAGCCTGACTGCTTTGGTATTCCCCTCAATATTTGATTCACCGCTGCTGGAAAAGCACCTTTACTTTGATACCTCCGCCATGATTATCGCCCTTATCCTGACCGGGCGTTTTCTGGAAGCCCGTGCCAAAGGGCGCACCTCTGATGCCATCCGCCGTCTGGTCGGCCTTCAGCCAAGTACCGCTTCAATTATCCGGGACGGCAAGGAAATACTGGTGGGCATCAGCGAAGTGGTGGCTGGAGATAAAATTGTTATCCGTCCGGGGGAACGGCTGCCGGTTGACGGGCTGATATTGGAAGGCTATTCCAGCCTGGACGAATCTATGGTAACCGGAGAGAGTATACCGGCTGAAAAAAAAGCCGGGGATTATGTTATCGGCGGTACGTTTAATCAAACCGGCGCATTTACTTACGAAGCTCAAAAAGTAGGGGCGGATACCGCCCTGGCCAGGATAATCCGGCTGGTTGAGGAAGCTCAGGGAAGCAAAGCCCCTATCCAGCGTCTGGCGGACAAAATAGCCTCGGTATTTGTACCGGCGGTTATCAGTATAGCCATACTGACCTTTGTGTTCTGGCTGGTATTCGGGCCAGAGCCATCTTTTACCTATGCCGCTTTAAATATGATAGCCGTACTTGTTATTGCCTGCCCGTGTGCTTTGGGGCTGGCCACACCCACCGCTTTAATTGTGGGTATGGGCAAAGGGGCTGAAAACGGAATACTTATCCGCAGTGCGGTGGCACTGGAGAAAATGCATAAACTGGATACAATTGTACTGGATAAAACGGGTACTCTTACCCGCGGCAAACCGGTGCTAAGCAATCTGGTAAGCCATACCATGGATAAAGATTCCTTCTTAACCCTGGTAGCCTCTGCCGAACAGTTTTCCGAACACCCTCTGGCCAAAGCAGTGGTAAAAGAGGCTGCGCGCAAAAAACTAAAGATTACCTCCTCGTCAGAGTTTTCCGCCCTGCCCGGTGCGGGGTTAAAAGCCACTGTTAGCGGCAAACAAATACTCATCGGCAACGCAAACCTGATGCAGTCAAACCGGATATCCCTTGCTGAATACCAATCTGAGGCTGACAAGCTCTGGGAAGCCGGGGAAAACCTTATTTTCGTGGCAGCGGACGGCAAACTTGAGGGTATGGTGGCGGTACGGGATATATTAAAACGCGAATCCCAGGCGGTGGTAGCCGAACTCAAGGCAAATAAACTCCGCACTATTATGCTCACCGGTGACAACCAGAGGGCAGCCAAACGCATTGCAGACGAACTTGGCTTGGACCAGTATATATCTGAGGTAAAGCCTGAAGACAAATCAAGGCTGGTACAGGAACTGCAAGACCAAGGTCACTTTGTAGCTATGGTGGGAGACGGTATAAATGATGCCCCGGCACTGGCAAAGGCAGACGTAGGCATAGCCATAGGCACCGGCACTGATATAGCTATGGAAACCGGTGATATCACCCTTATCTCAGGTGATTTATTCGGTCTTACCAAAGCTATCGTCCTTAGCAAGGCAACTTTTAATACTATCCGCCAAAATCTTTTCTGGGCTTTTTTCTACAATATTATCCTGATACCCGTGGCAGCCGGGGTACTCTACCTGTTTTTAAGCCACAGCGGTGTCCCCCAATCCCTTCATTTCTTCCTGGGAGAATACGGATTTTTAAACCCCATACTGGCAGCTCTGGCCATGGCCGTCAGCTCTCTGACTGTAGTCAGCAATTCCCTCCGCCTGCGCAGGGTAAAACTAAATACTTATCTAAAGCAATAA
- a CDS encoding Hsp20/alpha crystallin family protein: protein MTLERWQPGWSLRPWRPFREILSPGLWSMLANERDWLPATEMLELKDKYLIKAEMPGINEEDIEVSVSDNVLTIKGEKKYTSEVSEENYYFSERSYGSFSRSMTLPNNTSIQNIAATLDNGILEISIPKVSEAKAKKVSVTKAAKTRKANINTKPGNPKTKS from the coding sequence ATGACTCTGGAAAGATGGCAACCGGGTTGGTCACTGCGTCCCTGGCGTCCTTTCCGAGAAATACTCAGTCCCGGCCTTTGGAGTATGCTAGCTAACGAACGTGACTGGCTGCCGGCTACCGAAATGCTGGAGCTTAAGGACAAATATCTGATAAAGGCAGAGATGCCCGGCATAAATGAAGAGGATATTGAAGTTTCGGTATCAGATAACGTACTTACCATCAAAGGCGAAAAAAAGTACACCAGCGAAGTATCTGAGGAAAATTATTACTTCAGTGAAAGAAGTTACGGCAGTTTCTCACGCTCTATGACCCTGCCCAACAATACCAGCATCCAGAATATTGCAGCCACGCTGGATAACGGCATCTTGGAAATCAGCATACCCAAGGTATCCGAAGCTAAGGCTAAGAAGGTTTCGGTGACCAAGGCCGCCAAAACCAGAAAAGCCAACATAAATACCAAACCAGGCAATCCAAAAACCAAATCCTGA
- a CDS encoding ferritin-like domain-containing protein — translation MDRPKIIELLNRDMEDEHGAIIQYLGHAYAIGEGETACEIEAIAREEMRHLDWLAEAITDLGGEPSFKRGMMDMTGQTVSEWMQANIGLENGAIAQYREHIRLIDDPKIKRLLMRILSDEESHQRDFKHFAEKTLREKMADKRGNATGTTAENLSWGIKHEYTVILQYLLQSYAAKNEETRKELQDQAINEMQHMGWLAEKMIDKKGFPHLEHGKIEQTLEHNKMLKADIELEHKVADKYDQSAIQSTESDVKELFKKLSAHERYHAEVFKDLLE, via the coding sequence ATGGATAGACCCAAGATTATTGAGCTGCTTAATAGAGATATGGAAGATGAACACGGAGCTATTATCCAGTATCTGGGTCATGCCTACGCTATAGGTGAAGGAGAGACAGCCTGCGAGATAGAAGCTATTGCCCGTGAAGAAATGCGCCATCTGGATTGGCTGGCAGAGGCCATTACAGATTTGGGCGGAGAACCCAGCTTCAAACGGGGCATGATGGATATGACCGGCCAAACTGTATCCGAATGGATGCAGGCCAATATAGGGCTGGAGAACGGTGCTATCGCTCAGTACCGTGAACATATAAGGCTGATTGACGACCCTAAAATAAAGCGTTTGCTTATGCGTATCCTTTCGGACGAGGAATCCCATCAGAGGGACTTTAAACACTTTGCCGAGAAGACACTACGGGAAAAGATGGCCGACAAGCGCGGGAATGCCACCGGTACTACTGCTGAAAACCTGAGCTGGGGCATAAAACATGAATACACAGTTATCCTTCAGTATCTGCTCCAGTCTTATGCCGCCAAAAATGAGGAAACCCGGAAAGAGCTCCAGGACCAGGCCATAAACGAAATGCAGCACATGGGCTGGCTTGCAGAAAAAATGATAGACAAAAAAGGTTTTCCGCATCTGGAACATGGTAAAATTGAACAAACCCTTGAACACAACAAGATGCTCAAGGCAGATATAGAACTGGAACACAAGGTGGCTGACAAATACGACCAATCCGCTATCCAGTCAACCGAAAGTGACGTAAAAGAATTATTCAAAAAACTTTCAGCCCATGAACGCTACCATGCCGAAGTATTTAAAGACCTGTTAGAATAA
- a CDS encoding superoxide dismutase: MYTAHDYSALLGLEGFSDTLLKNHFTLYQGYVNNTNKLSDTLKTMLAEGKTAAPEYAELKRRFGFEFDGMRLHEYYFSNLGKSAPLSNTGKLYQALSAEFGSYQLWETDFKATASMRGIGWVILYKDSQTGRLFNQWINEHETGHLAGITPILVIDIFEHAFMTDYGLKRADYIAAFLKNINWDEAEKRFQN, encoded by the coding sequence ATGTATACAGCTCATGATTATTCAGCCCTATTAGGACTTGAGGGATTCTCCGACACGCTACTCAAAAATCATTTCACTTTGTATCAGGGTTATGTGAACAACACCAATAAGCTTTCAGACACACTGAAAACTATGCTGGCCGAAGGCAAAACGGCTGCTCCGGAGTACGCTGAACTTAAACGCCGCTTCGGATTTGAGTTTGACGGAATGCGCCTGCATGAATACTATTTTTCAAACCTGGGTAAATCCGCCCCCTTATCAAATACAGGCAAACTTTACCAGGCTCTCTCAGCAGAGTTTGGCAGTTACCAGCTCTGGGAAACTGACTTTAAAGCCACCGCTTCTATGCGGGGTATAGGCTGGGTAATACTCTACAAAGACTCCCAAACCGGGCGGCTGTTTAACCAATGGATAAATGAACACGAAACCGGGCATTTGGCAGGAATAACCCCGATACTGGTGATAGACATATTTGAACACGCCTTTATGACAGATTACGGACTTAAACGGGCGGATTATATTGCTGCTTTCCTTAAAAATATAAATTGGGACGAAGCTGAAAAACGATTTCAGAACTAG
- a CDS encoding Smr/MutS family protein: protein MMLRYLVPYNLKRSRPDNVPNEISLRHLTVDEALPAFKQYLNDAFMAGHMIIKIIHGKSGGVIRGLVWEELKGHPLVQSYRLGEYGEGGSGVTIAYLERR from the coding sequence ATGATGTTAAGATATCTTGTGCCGTACAATTTGAAGCGAAGCCGCCCTGACAATGTGCCAAATGAAATAAGCCTTCGTCACCTGACTGTTGATGAAGCTTTGCCGGCATTTAAGCAGTATTTGAATGATGCGTTTATGGCCGGGCATATGATTATAAAAATTATACACGGGAAAAGCGGCGGCGTAATCCGTGGGCTGGTCTGGGAAGAGCTCAAGGGGCATCCCCTTGTTCAGTCTTACCGTTTGGGTGAATACGGGGAGGGCGGTTCGGGTGTAACTATCGCTTACCTGGAGCGGCGTTAA
- the hisF gene encoding imidazole glycerol phosphate synthase subunit HisF, which yields MNPIKIIPCLDVKNNRVTKAIEFTRMADSYDQAEAALAYSGQGADELAFLDMTAILEGSAIHTDWVKKIIGNTDLPLLAGGGIRDLRDIKSLLSLGVSRVALNNITPQNLGFLAEAAARFGSERIITAIDGIKNPPESGLHRLEAIMPDTDNKHGLELVSWVKQIEKQGTGAILLTSRDTDGTKSGYDLEMTKAVAQAVSIPVIASGGAGSMEDIYAVITGGKAQAVLAASVFHSGMINIMELKKYLYSRGIPVNMPPLR from the coding sequence GTGAACCCTATCAAGATTATCCCCTGTTTAGATGTGAAGAATAACCGGGTAACCAAAGCAATAGAGTTTACCCGAATGGCAGATTCCTATGACCAGGCTGAAGCCGCTTTGGCATATTCCGGACAGGGGGCGGACGAACTGGCCTTTTTGGATATGACTGCCATTCTGGAAGGAAGTGCTATCCACACGGACTGGGTTAAAAAGATTATAGGGAATACAGATTTGCCGCTGCTTGCGGGCGGCGGTATCAGAGACCTGAGGGATATTAAAAGTTTGCTGTCTCTTGGTGTAAGCAGAGTTGCCCTAAATAACATTACACCCCAAAATCTGGGTTTTCTGGCGGAAGCGGCAGCCAGATTCGGCAGTGAACGTATAATTACGGCTATAGATGGGATTAAAAACCCGCCCGAAAGCGGGCTTCACCGTCTGGAGGCTATTATGCCCGATACAGACAATAAACATGGTTTGGAACTGGTGAGCTGGGTGAAACAGATTGAAAAGCAAGGAACAGGTGCTATTTTGCTTACCAGCCGGGATACTGACGGAACTAAAAGCGGCTATGACCTGGAGATGACCAAAGCAGTTGCCCAAGCAGTAAGTATACCGGTAATAGCTTCGGGCGGTGCCGGCAGTATGGAGGATATATATGCCGTAATAACCGGGGGCAAAGCCCAGGCGGTGCTTGCGGCTTCGGTATTTCATTCCGGCATGATAAATATAATGGAACTGAAAAAATATTTATACTCACGGGGTATACCGGTAAATATGCCGCCCCTCAGATAG
- a CDS encoding DUF128 domain-containing protein, translated as MNKNLTPRINLIKQDGREVEREKLAILRVLASCQTPLGSKIIARRLKNEYGIELSERAVRYHLIMLDDRGMTCKISRRDGRSITQLGLEELENALVTDKVGFVIDKIERLAYLTDFNLDTLSGMVPVNISFFAKEQFKPALRAMAQAYKANLCVSELVCIAHEGDKIADISVPAGQVAFATVCSIVINGTLLKAGIPMDSRFGGTLQFHQNKPRRFTDMIYYTGSSLDPSEIFIASRMTSVSEVARRGEGKVLCNFREIPAASLPLAEKIIAKLRNAGINGVLVVGEAGKSVCEMPSGLNKVGMIMMGGLNPVAAAVENDIPAASQAMSGLIPYSSFKNYWEAAGLKKPA; from the coding sequence ATGAATAAAAATCTTACACCGAGGATTAACTTGATAAAACAGGACGGACGCGAAGTAGAGCGCGAAAAATTAGCCATTTTGCGTGTTCTGGCCAGCTGCCAGACACCGCTTGGCAGTAAAATCATTGCCCGCCGCCTGAAGAATGAATACGGCATTGAGCTTTCGGAACGGGCAGTCCGCTATCACCTGATAATGCTGGATGACAGAGGAATGACCTGCAAGATAAGCCGGCGTGACGGCCGGAGCATTACCCAGCTTGGTCTTGAGGAACTGGAAAATGCCCTGGTAACTGACAAAGTCGGCTTTGTTATTGACAAGATTGAGCGTCTGGCCTATCTGACAGATTTCAATCTGGACACCCTTAGCGGAATGGTGCCGGTAAATATATCCTTTTTTGCCAAAGAGCAGTTCAAACCGGCCCTCAGGGCTATGGCCCAGGCGTATAAAGCCAATTTGTGCGTAAGTGAGCTGGTGTGCATTGCCCATGAAGGAGACAAGATTGCGGATATCAGCGTACCCGCCGGGCAGGTTGCTTTTGCCACTGTCTGTTCCATTGTAATAAACGGCACCCTGCTTAAGGCAGGTATTCCCATGGATTCCCGCTTCGGGGGTACTTTGCAGTTCCACCAGAATAAACCGCGGCGCTTTACGGATATGATTTACTATACAGGCTCTTCGCTTGACCCCTCTGAAATATTTATTGCCAGCCGGATGACCAGCGTTTCAGAAGTAGCCCGAAGGGGTGAGGGCAAAGTATTATGTAATTTCCGCGAGATACCTGCCGCCAGTTTGCCGCTGGCCGAAAAGATAATAGCCAAACTGAGAAACGCCGGCATTAACGGGGTACTGGTTGTAGGTGAAGCCGGTAAATCAGTTTGCGAAATGCCGTCAGGACTGAATAAAGTAGGTATGATAATGATGGGCGGGCTTAATCCGGTAGCGGCCGCTGTTGAAAACGATATACCGGCAGCCAGCCAGGCCATGAGCGGTCTGATACCCTACAGCAGCTTTAAAAATTACTGGGAAGCGGCAGGCCTTAAAAAACCTGCCTGA
- the mtaB gene encoding tRNA (N(6)-L-threonylcarbamoyladenosine(37)-C(2))-methylthiotransferase MtaB: MFNIALDTLGCKLNQAETEAFGREFARAGYRLVSPQDNWDIYILNSCTVTHVADRKARYQIRIARRHNPAGFICLMGCYAQNGGDKLSCPDADLILDNCRKSGIAAEISRLFPPEALAPSLYENGRTRSFIKIQDGCDNFCSYCIVPFVRRHKSCRRVDEIISEINLRQAEGYQEIVLTGTEIGEYASGGVDLAGLIEAILANTQIPRLRLSSLQPGEITPRLLALWENPRLCRHFHMALQSGSDCILALMRRPYSLGDYNRALEAIRSQVPGAAVTTDLIVGFPGETEEDFALSLKYIQQAGFARVHAFPYSERLGTLASGMEGKIDPSVIKKRLSLVMAAAKSVSMQYRRQSKGLGKEVLWENKMRDGLWFGYTSDYIRVYGRFSGQPTNTISQVKLVKIYADGMLAADTV, translated from the coding sequence ATGTTTAATATAGCTTTAGATACACTGGGCTGCAAGCTGAATCAGGCTGAGACCGAGGCCTTCGGGCGTGAATTTGCCCGGGCAGGTTACCGTCTGGTAAGCCCTCAGGATAACTGGGATATTTATATTTTAAACAGCTGTACGGTTACTCACGTGGCAGACCGCAAAGCCCGTTATCAGATACGTATTGCCCGCCGGCATAATCCGGCTGGGTTTATCTGCCTCATGGGGTGTTATGCCCAAAACGGCGGGGATAAGCTAAGCTGCCCGGATGCTGATTTGATACTGGATAATTGCCGTAAAAGCGGTATAGCGGCTGAAATAAGCCGCCTTTTTCCGCCGGAAGCTCTTGCTCCATCTCTGTATGAAAACGGCCGGACACGCAGTTTTATCAAGATACAGGACGGCTGTGATAACTTTTGTTCATATTGCATAGTGCCGTTTGTCAGGCGGCATAAAAGCTGCCGCCGGGTTGACGAAATAATCAGCGAAATAAACCTTCGGCAGGCTGAAGGGTATCAGGAGATTGTGCTTACCGGCACGGAAATCGGCGAGTATGCTTCAGGCGGGGTTGACCTTGCGGGGTTGATTGAGGCTATCCTGGCCAATACCCAAATACCCCGTTTGCGCTTGTCTTCCTTGCAGCCAGGTGAAATAACCCCTCGGCTGTTAGCTCTTTGGGAAAACCCCCGCTTGTGCCGCCATTTTCATATGGCCCTGCAGAGCGGCAGTGACTGCATACTGGCTTTGATGCGCCGCCCTTATAGTCTGGGTGATTATAACCGGGCATTAGAGGCAATCCGCAGTCAGGTTCCGGGTGCGGCTGTGACTACAGACTTGATTGTGGGTTTTCCGGGAGAAACCGAAGAAGACTTTGCCTTGAGCCTGAAATATATACAGCAGGCCGGGTTTGCCCGGGTGCATGCTTTTCCGTATTCCGAGCGGCTGGGTACGCTGGCATCAGGCATGGAGGGTAAAATAGACCCGTCCGTTATAAAAAAACGCCTTTCCCTGGTGATGGCTGCGGCTAAAAGTGTCAGTATGCAGTACCGCCGGCAGAGCAAAGGCTTGGGAAAAGAGGTACTCTGGGAGAATAAAATGCGGGACGGCCTCTGGTTTGGCTATACTTCAGACTATATACGGGTGTACGGCAGATTTTCCGGCCAGCCGACTAATACTATTTCACAAGTGAAATTGGTTAAAATTTATGCTGACGGTATGTTAGCCGCTGATACAGTATGA
- the fabF gene encoding beta-ketoacyl-ACP synthase II — MTDNQPQNRVVITGIGIVSPLGLDTQTTWEGLINGRSGIDHISLFDASNLAVRFGGEVKDFDPANYISRKDIRRMDRFAQLAVAAGKQALENSGLGADESVRQDIGVIVGSGIGGLSVLFEQIKVFLEQGPDRVSPFLVPMMIADMAGAQVSIQLGLKGPNFCTTSACSSGSDAIGTAFEKIRFGSAKIILAGGAESIMNPVGFAGFSALKALSTRNEDPQTASRPFDANRDGFVIAEGAAILVLEEMESAKARGANIIAEIIGYGGSSDAFHITQPVESGVEAARAINIALNTAGIKPEAVDYINAHGTSTPLNDKMETNAIKVAFGEHARKLAISSTKSMLGHLIGGAGAIEASICALTIKNGIIPPTINYTTPDPDCDLDYTPNTARRAKVRVALNNSFGFGGHNSVLILREMGDENIG, encoded by the coding sequence ATGACTGATAACCAGCCCCAAAACAGGGTTGTCATAACCGGCATCGGCATTGTCAGCCCTCTTGGACTTGATACTCAAACCACCTGGGAAGGCCTGATAAACGGCCGTTCAGGTATAGACCATATCAGCCTCTTTGACGCATCAAATCTGGCTGTCCGCTTTGGCGGAGAGGTCAAAGATTTTGACCCGGCGAACTATATATCCCGCAAGGATATCCGCCGCATGGACCGTTTTGCCCAGCTGGCGGTAGCCGCCGGCAAACAGGCACTGGAAAATTCGGGACTGGGGGCAGATGAAAGCGTCCGGCAGGATATCGGGGTAATTGTAGGCAGCGGCATAGGCGGGCTTTCGGTTCTCTTTGAACAAATCAAAGTTTTCCTGGAACAAGGGCCGGACAGAGTCAGCCCTTTTTTAGTACCCATGATGATTGCAGACATGGCCGGAGCCCAGGTTTCTATCCAGCTGGGTCTTAAAGGGCCTAATTTCTGTACTACTTCGGCCTGTTCTTCTGGTTCAGACGCCATAGGCACAGCATTTGAAAAAATACGTTTTGGTTCGGCCAAGATTATCCTGGCGGGCGGTGCCGAATCTATTATGAACCCGGTTGGTTTTGCCGGTTTTTCAGCCTTAAAAGCCCTATCCACCCGCAATGAAGACCCCCAGACGGCTTCGCGCCCGTTTGATGCCAACCGGGACGGCTTTGTTATTGCGGAGGGTGCGGCGATTTTGGTTTTGGAAGAAATGGAGTCTGCCAAAGCCAGGGGAGCAAATATCATTGCCGAGATAATCGGTTACGGCGGCTCTTCAGACGCTTTTCACATAACCCAGCCGGTGGAATCCGGTGTAGAAGCCGCCCGGGCTATAAATATTGCCCTGAATACCGCCGGCATCAAACCGGAAGCGGTAGACTATATAAATGCCCACGGCACATCTACCCCCCTGAATGACAAGATGGAAACCAATGCTATTAAAGTGGCCTTCGGGGAACACGCCCGGAAACTGGCCATCAGCTCCACCAAATCCATGCTGGGGCATCTGATAGGCGGGGCCGGGGCTATTGAAGCCTCTATCTGCGCCCTGACTATTAAAAACGGCATTATACCGCCTACCATAAACTACACCACTCCTGACCCTGACTGTGATTTAGATTACACCCCCAACACCGCCCGCAGAGCCAAGGTAAGGGTGGCGCTTAATAATTCATTCGGTTTCGGCGGGCATAATTCGGTGCTTATCCTCAGGGAAATGGGTGATGAAAATATTGGCTAA